The DNA segment GGCTTTACTACTACCGCCGGGAAAAGACGATCCCGTATCTTGACATCAACCTTGTTACCGAGGGCCGTCATATCCAGGGGAAGGTACCCCATGGCCACCGGCTTGTTGAGAGACGGTGAATATGTTCCCGAAGTTACCTGTCCCACCACTTCACCGTGGGCCAGAAGATCGTACCCGTGACGCGGGAAGGCCTTGCCTTCCAGTTCCATGCAGATGAGACGGCGTTTCGGTTTCTCTTCCTTTTGCTTTAAAAGAACATGCCGGCCCATGAAATCCCCTTTGTCAAAACTGACCACCCAGGCCAGTCCCGCTTCGATCGGTGTCGTACTCTTATCGATATCGTTGCCGTAAAGGGCCATTTTCATCTCCAGGCGCAGGGAATCGCGCGCCCCGAGGCCGATTAATTTCATATCAAATTTTCTGCCCGCTTCGATACTGGCCTTCCAGAGATCGTCGCACATTTCGTGCGTCAGATACATTTCGAAACCGTCTTCGCCCGTATATCCGGTACGGGAAACGAGAAAAGTGTGCTTGCCTGCGGTTATCACCGCACAATGGTAATAGGGAATCGAATCGAGATCGAAATCCGTGATCTGCGCGACCACTTTCTGGGCGTGCGGTCCCTGAATCGCCAGAAGACCGATCTCATCGGAACGGTTCACCAGTTTTGCCCCGTCGATCAGATGAGATTTCAGCCACTCGAAGTCCTTGTCAATATT comes from the Candidatus Zixiibacteriota bacterium genome and includes:
- the gcvT gene encoding Aminomethyltransferase yields the protein MDEHSLSGNAKETPFYRYHVAAGAKMVPFAGYLMPIQYTGITEEHLAVRKNVGMFDLSHMGEFELSGPKALEFIQRMTTNDASKLTVGQIQYSILCYPDGGIVDDLLIYRLTDRYMLVVNASNIDKDFEWLKSHLIDGAKLVNRSDEIGLLAIQGPHAQKVVAQITDFDLDSIPYYHCAVITAGKHTFLVSRTGYTGEDGFEMYLTHEMCDDLWKASIEAGRKFDMKLIGLGARDSLRLEMKMALYGNDIDKSTTPIEAGLAWVVSFDKGDFMGRHVLLKQKEEKPKRRLICMELEGKAFPRHGYDLLAHGEVVGQVTSGTYSPSLNKPVAMGYLPLDMTALGNKVDVKIRDRLFPAVVVKPPFYKEGTHR